Proteins found in one Gordonia sp. PDNC005 genomic segment:
- a CDS encoding excinuclease ABC subunit UvrA, translating into MAQTPFPADSHDQIRVQGSRVNNLKEVSVVLPKRRLTVFTGVSGSGKSSLVFGTVAAESQRLINETYSSFVQGFMPSLARPDVDLLDGITTAIIVDQERIGGNPRSTVGTITDANAMLRILFSRLGEPRVASANAFSFNVPTVSGSGAIKVGDKKASKATFERLGGMCPRCEGMGTVSDIDLTQIYDAEKSLNEGAITIPGFSSDGWYGRVYGGSGFFDADKPIKSFTKRELDDLLYKEAVKIKVDGINITYEGLIPRITKSMLSKDIDSVQPHVRAFIERAVTADTCPECDGTRLAEHARNSRIAGISIADACRMQISDLATWVADLDDPTVAPLLDKLGATLESFVEIGLGYLALERPTGTLSGGEAQRTKMIRHLGSALTDVTYIFDEPTIGLHPHDIARMNTLLLRLRDKGNTVLVVEHKPESIMIADHVVDIGPRAGSNGGEICYEGSVDGLTSSDTLTGRHLGYRSSLKSEFRAPTGQIQIRGASTNNLREIDVDVPLGVLVVVTGVAGSGKSSLIHGSMPSDADVVTIDQTAIRGSRRSNPATYTGLLEPVRKAFAKANGVKPALFSANSEGACPTCKGAGVIYTDLATMAGVATPCDDCEGRRFNSDVLEYRLGGRDISEVLAMSVDEALEYFAEGEARTPAAHKILVRLADVGLGYLTLGQPLTTLSGGERQRIKLATAMAEKASTYVLDEPTTGLHLADVAQLLGLLDRLVDAGKSVIVIEHHQAVMAHADWIIDIGPGAGQDGGTVVFEGTPADLVADATTLTGQHLAQYVTTTD; encoded by the coding sequence ATGGCGCAGACCCCTTTCCCAGCAGACTCTCACGACCAGATCCGGGTGCAGGGCTCCCGAGTGAACAACCTCAAAGAGGTCTCGGTGGTGCTGCCGAAGCGTCGTCTCACGGTGTTCACCGGTGTGTCGGGCTCCGGCAAGAGCTCACTCGTGTTCGGCACGGTGGCCGCGGAGTCACAGCGACTGATTAACGAGACGTACAGCTCGTTCGTGCAGGGCTTCATGCCTAGCCTCGCTCGTCCCGACGTCGACCTCCTGGACGGGATCACAACGGCGATCATCGTCGATCAGGAGCGCATCGGCGGCAACCCTCGATCGACGGTCGGCACGATCACCGATGCGAATGCGATGCTCCGCATCCTGTTCAGTCGCCTCGGCGAGCCGCGCGTGGCATCGGCTAACGCCTTCTCGTTCAACGTCCCGACCGTCAGCGGCAGCGGCGCTATCAAGGTGGGCGACAAGAAGGCGTCCAAGGCGACGTTCGAACGACTCGGCGGCATGTGCCCACGATGTGAGGGCATGGGCACGGTCTCCGACATCGACCTCACGCAGATCTATGACGCGGAGAAGTCGCTCAACGAAGGCGCCATCACCATTCCCGGGTTCAGTTCGGACGGGTGGTACGGGCGCGTCTACGGCGGCTCCGGCTTCTTCGACGCGGACAAGCCGATCAAATCGTTCACCAAACGCGAGCTCGACGATCTCCTGTACAAGGAGGCCGTCAAGATCAAGGTCGACGGCATCAACATCACCTACGAGGGACTGATCCCGCGGATCACGAAGTCGATGCTGTCCAAAGACATCGACTCGGTGCAGCCCCATGTACGGGCCTTCATCGAGCGGGCGGTCACCGCAGACACCTGCCCCGAATGCGACGGCACCCGTCTCGCCGAGCACGCCCGCAACTCGCGCATCGCAGGGATCAGCATCGCCGACGCGTGCCGCATGCAGATCTCCGATCTGGCGACATGGGTGGCCGACCTCGACGATCCGACGGTGGCGCCGCTGCTAGACAAACTCGGTGCGACCCTCGAGTCATTCGTCGAGATCGGGCTCGGGTATCTCGCGCTGGAGCGCCCGACGGGTACCCTGTCCGGCGGTGAAGCGCAGCGCACCAAGATGATTCGCCACCTCGGGTCGGCCCTGACGGACGTCACCTACATCTTCGACGAGCCAACCATCGGGCTGCACCCGCACGACATCGCCAGGATGAACACTCTCCTGCTGCGCCTGCGCGACAAGGGAAACACCGTCTTGGTCGTGGAGCACAAGCCCGAGTCGATCATGATCGCCGATCACGTCGTCGACATCGGCCCCCGAGCGGGCTCGAACGGTGGTGAGATCTGCTACGAAGGCAGCGTCGATGGTCTCACCTCGAGCGATACCCTGACCGGCAGACATCTCGGGTATCGCAGTTCTCTCAAGTCCGAGTTCCGTGCGCCGACCGGACAGATCCAGATCCGGGGAGCGTCGACGAACAATCTGAGGGAGATCGACGTCGACGTGCCGCTCGGTGTCCTGGTCGTCGTCACCGGAGTCGCAGGTTCGGGGAAGAGCTCATTGATCCACGGGTCGATGCCGTCGGACGCCGATGTCGTGACGATCGACCAGACCGCCATCCGCGGTTCACGCCGAAGCAACCCGGCGACGTACACGGGCCTGCTCGAACCCGTCCGCAAGGCGTTCGCCAAGGCCAACGGGGTGAAACCAGCCCTGTTCAGTGCAAACTCGGAGGGCGCCTGCCCGACCTGCAAGGGCGCCGGCGTCATCTACACCGACCTGGCCACCATGGCCGGCGTGGCCACACCCTGCGACGACTGCGAGGGCAGACGTTTCAACTCCGACGTCCTGGAGTACCGTCTGGGCGGCCGCGACATCAGCGAAGTGCTCGCCATGTCGGTCGACGAGGCGCTCGAGTACTTCGCGGAGGGAGAGGCCCGTACGCCGGCCGCGCACAAGATCCTCGTGCGGTTGGCCGACGTCGGCCTCGGGTACCTGACGCTCGGCCAGCCGTTGACCACCCTGTCCGGCGGTGAGCGCCAACGCATCAAACTCGCGACCGCGATGGCCGAGAAGGCGTCGACCTACGTGCTGGACGAGCCGACAACCGGTCTCCACCTGGCCGACGTGGCGCAGCTGTTAGGCCTGCTCGATCGACTCGTCGACGCGGGCAAGTCGGTGATCGTGATCGAGCATCACCAGGCGGTCATGGCGCACGCCGACTGGATCATCGACATCGGCCCCGGCGCCGGCCAGGACGGTGGCACCGTCGTCTTCGAGGGCACTCCGGCCGATCTGGTCGCCGACGCGACGACGCTCACCGGGCAGCACCTCGCCCAGTACGTGACCACCACCGACTGA
- a CDS encoding MFS transporter produces the protein MTSPASAVTTDEPDPHYKWIALSNTTLGMLIATINSSIVLIALPDIFKGIKLNPLEPANTSYLLWMMMGFLVVTAVLVVSFGRLGDMYGRARMYNMGFAVFTVSSIFLAITWFDGPAAAIWLIAWRVIQGIGGAFLMANSSAILTDAFPARQRGLAMGINGVAAIAGSFLGLLIGGVLAPIQWHYIFLVSVPFGVVGTVWAYLKLRDTGVRTTARMDWWGNLTFAVGLIAILIAITYGIQPYGDSDMGWTNPWVLTGLIGGLLVLALFLWIETRVDSPLFDLSLFKSRSFSAGNAANLMASIGRGGLQFILIIWLQGIWLPQHGYDYSQTPLWAGIYMVPMTIGFLLVAPVSGALSDRLGTKWFTTLGMLITAGTFVALIALPVDFSYAWFAIILLINGVGMGLFASPNRAEVMNSLPAHARGSGAGMMTTFQNAAMVLSIGVFFSLMIAGLSEHLPDAMYSGLTENGLPASQATDIANLPTVGVLFAAFLGYNPIKELLGTTGGDVPGVDVGHLTGLDFFPHLISDPFSDGLSAAFTFALVCCVLGAVFSLFTDSKPSAPDDVPLAERHHESVGEELAATASVASGETPSELVD, from the coding sequence ATGACGTCACCCGCATCCGCCGTCACCACTGACGAACCCGATCCGCACTACAAGTGGATCGCCCTCTCGAACACCACCCTCGGGATGCTGATCGCCACGATCAACAGCTCGATCGTCCTGATCGCACTCCCCGACATCTTCAAGGGCATCAAGCTGAACCCGCTCGAGCCCGCCAACACCAGTTACCTGCTGTGGATGATGATGGGCTTCCTCGTCGTCACCGCCGTCCTCGTCGTCAGCTTCGGCAGGCTCGGCGACATGTACGGGCGCGCCCGCATGTACAACATGGGCTTCGCCGTGTTCACCGTCTCGTCGATCTTCCTCGCCATCACGTGGTTCGACGGGCCGGCCGCGGCCATCTGGCTGATCGCCTGGCGCGTGATCCAAGGCATCGGCGGCGCGTTCTTGATGGCCAACTCGTCGGCGATTCTGACCGACGCCTTCCCTGCACGTCAGCGCGGTCTGGCGATGGGCATCAACGGCGTGGCGGCCATCGCGGGTTCGTTCCTCGGCCTGCTGATCGGCGGTGTGCTGGCGCCGATCCAATGGCACTACATCTTCCTCGTCTCCGTTCCGTTCGGTGTTGTCGGCACAGTGTGGGCGTACCTCAAACTCCGTGACACAGGCGTCCGGACGACCGCACGCATGGACTGGTGGGGCAATTTGACCTTCGCCGTCGGCCTCATCGCGATCCTCATCGCGATCACCTACGGCATCCAGCCATACGGCGATTCCGACATGGGCTGGACCAACCCCTGGGTGCTCACCGGTCTCATCGGCGGCCTGCTGGTACTCGCGCTCTTCCTGTGGATCGAGACCCGCGTCGACAGTCCCCTCTTCGACCTCAGTCTGTTCAAGAGCCGGTCGTTCAGTGCAGGCAACGCAGCCAATCTGATGGCCTCGATCGGACGCGGTGGACTGCAGTTCATCCTGATCATCTGGCTCCAGGGAATCTGGCTTCCCCAGCACGGCTACGACTATTCGCAGACCCCGCTGTGGGCCGGCATCTACATGGTTCCGATGACGATCGGCTTCCTGCTCGTCGCTCCCGTGTCCGGTGCGCTGTCGGACCGACTCGGGACGAAGTGGTTCACCACTCTCGGCATGCTGATCACCGCCGGAACCTTCGTCGCGCTCATCGCGTTGCCGGTGGACTTCTCGTACGCCTGGTTCGCGATCATCCTGCTGATCAACGGCGTCGGCATGGGCTTGTTCGCATCCCCCAACCGCGCCGAGGTGATGAACTCGCTGCCCGCTCACGCACGCGGATCGGGTGCAGGCATGATGACCACATTCCAGAACGCGGCCATGGTCCTGTCGATCGGTGTGTTCTTCTCCCTGATGATCGCCGGACTGAGCGAGCATCTCCCGGACGCGATGTACTCCGGTCTCACCGAGAACGGACTTCCGGCGAGCCAGGCGACGGACATCGCGAATCTGCCGACAGTCGGCGTGCTGTTCGCGGCGTTCCTCGGCTACAACCCGATCAAGGAACTGCTCGGAACCACCGGCGGCGATGTGCCGGGTGTCGACGTCGGCCACCTGACCGGGTTGGACTTCTTCCCGCATCTCATCTCCGACCCGTTCTCGGACGGTCTGAGCGCGGCGTTCACCTTCGCCCTCGTCTGCTGTGTGCTCGGAGCGGTGTTCTCCCTGTTCACTGATTCGAAGCCCTCAGCTCCGGACGACGTTCCGCTTGCTGAGCGTCACCACGAGTCCGTCGGCGAGGAACTCGCCGCGACCGCGAGTGTCGCGAGCGGCGAGACCCCGTCCGAACTGGTCGACTGA
- a CDS encoding MarR family transcriptional regulator produces MFRQIQESALTDITSHDVATMYQHLTRVNRTLRAHGASAGLSAGTASSLWTILGNAPIRVTTLAERESVAVPTMSKIVTSLVDRGYVAKVKDPDDARVILLEPTDAGREVITEMRFVRTRALADALTRLSPTERATVDDGLRLLADAFAADSEENRA; encoded by the coding sequence ACGACGTCGCGACCATGTACCAACACCTCACCCGGGTGAACCGCACCTTGCGCGCTCACGGTGCCAGCGCCGGTCTCTCGGCAGGCACGGCGAGCAGCCTCTGGACGATCCTCGGCAACGCGCCGATCCGCGTCACCACGCTCGCCGAACGTGAGTCCGTCGCCGTACCGACGATGTCGAAGATCGTCACGTCCCTCGTCGACCGCGGCTACGTCGCGAAGGTCAAAGACCCAGACGATGCTCGCGTGATCCTGTTGGAACCCACCGACGCGGGCCGCGAGGTGATCACCGAGATGCGGTTCGTCCGCACTCGTGCGCTCGCCGACGCTCTCACGCGCCTGTCCCCCACCGAACGAGCCACCGTCGACGACGGCCTGCGTCTGCTCGCCGACGCGTTCGCCGCCGACTCCGAGGAGAACCGCGCATGA